The Caldalkalibacillus thermarum region CTGGGCATTCCGTCCCCACAGGATAAACACGACGGGCTGCTCCCGTTCATTTAACGTTTGGATCACCTTGTCCGTAAATGTCTCCCATCCTTTTCCCCGGTGTGAATTAGGTTGGCCCTGACGGACGGTCAGCACAGTGTTGAGCAGCAACACCCCTTGCCTGGCCCACTTCTCCAAACAGCCGTTATTGGGAATATAGCAGCCTAAGTCATCATGCAACTCTTTAAAAATGTTTTGTAAAGAAGGCGGGGGCTGCACACCGGGCTGGACAGAGAAGCTGAGGCCGTGGGCTTGCCCTGGCCCATGATAGGGATCCTGCCCTAAAATCACCACTTT contains the following coding sequences:
- a CDS encoding uracil-DNA glycosylase, which translates into the protein MGILKNDWSPLLEQEFEKPYYQRLRKFLIHEYRTQVVYPDMYDIYNALHYTPYAETKVVILGQDPYHGPGQAHGLSFSVQPGVQPPPSLQNIFKELHDDLGCYIPNNGCLEKWARQGVLLLNTVLTVRQGQPNSHRGKGWETFTDKVIQTLNEREQPVVFILWGRNAQAKKELITSPHHYMIESPHPSPYSANRGFFGSRPFSKTNKFLKEIGVEEIDWQIENI